DNA sequence from the Candidatus Sulfuricurvum sp. RIFRC-1 genome:
GAGAAAAAGGGTGCGATTTTTAAAATCGCACTCAAATACGTGCGTATGTCCGAAGAGGATCACTTCGGCATCGGCGTTCATGTAAAAAGGGAGATGCATCAGTTTAAAGTTGACCCCGCCGAGTTTAAAATAATGGGGTTCTTGGACGAGATTGTATTGGGTATGATATTCAATCAAATTTGCGTCATTATTACCATATACGGCAATATAACGTAAGCCGCTATTTTTAAGTTGATCAAGAATTTCAGGTTTGACAATATCTCCGGCATGGATCAAAAACTCGGCACCCTGCGCTTTGAGGTGGTCAATCGCACGTTGTGATCGACCTTTTTTAGAATGGGTATCAGAGAGTAGACCTATTTTCATAACGTTCGCCCTGAGCCTGTCGAAGGGTATTGTGTCCATGGTTCGACAAGCTCACCACGAACGGAACCAACATTATTCATTCGTCTCTTCTCGGGGTGTGCGATCTTTACATTTGACACACTCATAGACTTCTTTGTTGCGGTAGGTGCGCGGTGCCAATGCTCCGCCGCATCCTTCGACTTCACATTTTTTGTCACTCGGCTCAAATTTTGAGATAAATTTACATTTTGGATAATGTTCGCATCCCCAAAATGCACCGCGTCGTGATTGTCTCCATAAAAGTTTTCCGCCGCATTCAGGACAAGGAACTTCAGAAAATTTCGTTTCTTGATTAAGTGTTTTCGTGTTTTTACATTTTGGATAGCCGCTGCACGCCAAAAATTTCCCGTTTCGGCCATTTTTGACCACCATAGCACTGCCGCATTTTTCACATACCTCTTCACTCACTTCATCTGGAGTTGTCGGGTTCTCTTTTTGGTTCTCTTCGGTTTGTTCGGTGTATTTGCACTTCGGAAATCCGCTGCAAGCGATAAATTCTCCAAAACGACCTGAACGAAGCAGGAGCTCGCTGCCGCATTGCGGACAGTTGCGTCCGAGTGGTT
Encoded proteins:
- a CDS encoding YfcE family phosphodiesterase, producing MKIGLLSDTHSKKGRSQRAIDHLKAQGAEFLIHAGDIVKPEILDQLKNSGLRYIAVYGNNDANLIEYHTQYNLVQEPHYFKLGGVNFKLMHLPFYMNADAEVILFGHTHVFECDFKNRTLFLNPGEACARDKPFSSCAMLEITNETFNVTHYSRAVGNDTFDERHYSFERS